In a genomic window of Pseudomonas mohnii:
- a CDS encoding class I SAM-dependent methyltransferase encodes MDEARLNDFMGKLVSDMGGAAMLANVILGEELGLYRAMADSQPVTPETLAGKTGCNPRLVREWLSAHAASGYMEHSDGQFRLPEEQALALAIEDSPVYIAGGVGVVASFFHDKDKLVNAMRGDGALPWGDHHPCMFSGTERFFRPGYKAHLIAEWLPALDGVVAKLEAGAKVADIGCGHGASTVIMAQAFPESRFVGFDYHAPSVTVATQRAEEGGVAGRARFFQGTAKSYPGNDYDLVCYFDCLHDMGDPVGAARHAYESLKPDGTVLLVEPFANDSLDENINPVGRLFYAASTFICTPNSLSQEVGLGLGAQAGEARLRKVFTEAGFSSFRRATETPFNLILEARK; translated from the coding sequence ATGGACGAGGCCAGACTCAATGACTTCATGGGCAAACTGGTGAGTGACATGGGCGGCGCGGCGATGCTCGCCAACGTCATCCTCGGCGAAGAACTCGGGCTGTACCGGGCCATGGCCGACAGCCAGCCCGTCACCCCTGAAACACTCGCCGGCAAGACCGGCTGCAACCCACGCCTGGTGCGCGAATGGCTCAGCGCCCACGCCGCTTCAGGCTACATGGAACACTCCGACGGACAGTTCCGCTTGCCCGAAGAGCAAGCCCTGGCGTTGGCCATCGAGGACTCGCCGGTCTACATCGCCGGCGGCGTCGGGGTGGTCGCTTCGTTTTTCCATGACAAGGACAAACTGGTCAACGCCATGCGCGGCGACGGCGCCCTGCCCTGGGGCGATCACCATCCGTGCATGTTCAGCGGCACGGAGCGGTTCTTCCGTCCAGGCTACAAGGCCCACCTGATCGCCGAATGGCTACCGGCTCTCGATGGCGTGGTGGCCAAGCTGGAAGCCGGCGCGAAAGTGGCGGACATCGGCTGCGGGCATGGCGCCTCCACCGTGATCATGGCCCAGGCCTTTCCCGAGTCGCGATTTGTCGGCTTCGACTACCACGCGCCCTCCGTCACCGTCGCCACCCAGCGCGCCGAAGAAGGTGGCGTGGCCGGCCGGGCGCGATTCTTCCAGGGCACGGCAAAGAGCTACCCCGGCAACGACTATGATCTGGTCTGCTATTTCGACTGCCTGCACGACATGGGCGACCCGGTCGGCGCGGCCAGACATGCCTACGAGTCACTGAAACCGGACGGCACGGTGCTGCTGGTGGAACCCTTCGCCAACGACTCGCTCGATGAAAACATCAATCCGGTCGGTCGTTTGTTCTATGCCGCCTCGACCTTCATCTGCACGCCCAACTCGCTGTCCCAGGAGGTTGGTCTCGGCCTCGGCGCCCAGGCGGGCGAAGCACGGTTGCGCAAGGTGTTCACCGAAGCCGGATTCTCCAGTTTCCGCCGGGCGACGGAAACGCCGTTCAACCTGATTCTTGAAGCACGCAAGTAA
- a CDS encoding NAD-dependent protein deacetylase: MLDSLTLEQLDRLQQLMDDQPYVVLTGAGISTPSGIPDYRDNQGVRRGRQPMMYQEFLSAPESRRRYWARAMLGWPRVRQARPNVAHDTLARLQSTRQISGLITQNVDTLHDQAGSHDVIELHGSLHRVLCLDCAKRSERDSIQQQMEAQNPYLAGVDAVQAPDGDTLLDAAFEARFQVPRCPYCAGERMKPDVVFFGENVAQETAAKAMAAVEKAAGLLVVGSSLMAYSAFRLCRAVVDQGKPLLAINLGKTRADDLLDLKIEMSCEQLLPLLAQRLSHL, encoded by the coding sequence ATGCTCGACAGCCTGACCCTCGAACAACTCGACCGGCTCCAGCAGCTCATGGACGATCAACCGTACGTGGTTCTGACCGGTGCCGGGATCAGCACCCCGTCGGGCATTCCGGACTATCGCGACAACCAAGGCGTACGGCGTGGCCGGCAGCCGATGATGTATCAGGAGTTTCTCTCCGCGCCCGAGTCCCGCCGACGTTACTGGGCGCGGGCGATGCTCGGCTGGCCACGGGTGCGCCAGGCCCGGCCGAACGTGGCTCACGACACCCTGGCCCGATTGCAGAGTACCCGGCAGATCAGCGGCCTGATCACCCAGAATGTCGATACCCTGCACGACCAGGCCGGCAGTCATGATGTGATCGAACTGCACGGCAGCCTGCACCGGGTGCTGTGTCTGGACTGCGCCAAACGCAGTGAACGGGATTCGATCCAGCAACAGATGGAAGCACAGAACCCCTATCTGGCCGGCGTTGATGCGGTGCAGGCGCCGGACGGCGACACCCTGCTGGACGCTGCCTTCGAAGCCCGCTTTCAAGTACCCCGTTGCCCCTATTGCGCCGGTGAACGGATGAAACCGGACGTGGTGTTCTTTGGCGAAAACGTCGCGCAGGAAACCGCCGCCAAAGCGATGGCTGCGGTGGAAAAGGCGGCCGGGCTATTGGTCGTCGGCTCGTCGTTGATGGCCTATTCGGCATTTCGCCTGTGCCGCGCGGTGGTGGATCAGGGCAAGCCATTGCTGGCGATCAACCTGGGCAAGACGCGGGCCGACGACCTTCTGGACTTGAAGATAGAGATGTCCTGCGAGCAGTTGTTGCCCTTATTGGCACAGCGCCTCTCCCACCTCTGA